The Aeoliella mucimassa genome includes the window ACGATCGCCCGGCTTCTTTTCGTGGTCGGGCTTACCGCCGGGCCAGCCGGTGATGGTGCTCTGCAGCGAGCGGAAGACTTGCAGGTTGATCTCGTAGGCCGAGCCGCGCGTGGCGACCAGGTCCTGCAGACCTTCCTCGTTGTAGTCTTCCTCGGTCAGCTTGAGCACTGGCTTGTCGACTTGCTGAGCCAGCCAGATGACCGCTTTGCGGATGAGGGTTTCGTCCCACTTCACCTTGCCGAGCGTCCACGGGCAGCGGCGGCGAGTCAGGTGCTCGGCCGCGGCTTCGTCGATGAAGAACTGCGAGTTGGGATGTTTTTGCAGGAAGCTCGCAGCGACCGAGCTGGTGATTTCGCCTTCGATGGCTTCGGCCGTGATGCGTGCTTTGCCTTCGCCGAAGGCCATGATCACCACTTGGTGGGCGTCGAGAATGGTGCCGACACCCATGGTGATCGCCCGGCGAGGCACGTTGTCGTCGCCGAAGAAGTCGCTCGCTGCATCACGGCGCGTAATGCGGTCGAGCGTGATCAAACGGGTGCGGCTGTTGCGGCCGGAGCCTGGCTCGTTGAAGCCGATGTGGCCGGTGCGACCAATGCCGAGCAGCTGCAGATCGATGCCGCCGCACTGCTGAATGGCCTGCTCGTAACGACGGCAGTAATCGTCGACGTCGGTGTCGACCAGCGTACCATCGGGAATGTGGATGTTGGCCGGATCGATATCGACATGGTCGAACAAGTGCTCATGCATGAACCGCACGTAGCTTTGCAGCTCGTGAGGTTGCATGGGGTAGTACTCGTCGAGGTTGAAGGTAATGACGTTGCGGAACGACAGGCCTTCTTCCTGGTGCATGCGAACCAGCGCGTTGTACACGCCGACCGGGGTGCTACCGGTGGCGAGACCCAGCACGCAAGGGCGACCTTCGCCTTCGCGGGTGCGAATGAGCGCGGCAATCTGCTGCGCGACGGCCAGGCTGGCTTGCGTGGCGTGACGGAACACGCGGCAAGGGATCTTTTCTACTTCATCCAAAGGGACATTGTCGAAGCGGAGTTGCATCGAAGATTCGGAAGGTCGATTCGAAGGGCGTTCAGAAACAGTACTCATAGCTTTATTGGATTTTCTCAATGGCTTGGGGTAATTCAGGGTCGACGATGCCGCGTTCGCCCTTTCCTTCTTCGTCGATGCGGCGATTGGCGTGATCAAGTATCACCGGCAGATCCGCCTGCCAATACTTTTCGCGGTTGCTTCTTTCGGGGGCTTGCAGAGGACGAACAAGACGAAAGCCTACCAGTTGGCCTTCGTACGAGGCAAACCACCAGGAGCTTGAAGGAACGTTCGGGTCGAACGACTTCCAGTCTTGGCTCGATTCGGCGCGGCTGGTTACCGTGCATTCATCGGCCATGCTGTCCCACGAGCCACCTTTTACCACGCGGGGGAATACTTCGGTGGGCCACGAAACCGCTTGATCAACAGTTGCTTTGCTGCCGTCGGCTGGTCCGTCGGCGGGGGGATTCGCCGAGTCGAGCACCCACTCGCCGGCGTTGCCATGCATGTCGTGCAGGCCCCAGGCGTTGGGCTTCTTCTTGCCGACTGGCCCGGTCTGCATGTCGTTCATGTCGTCGTACCAGGCGTACTCTTCCAGTTCGTCTTCATCGTCGCCGAAGCTGTAGAGGGTGGTGCTGCCAGCACGGCAGGCGTATTCCCATTCGGCTTCCGACGGCAAGCGATAGAAGTTCTGGCCAAGCAAGCTCAGCCATTTGGTGTACTGCTTCGCAGCGAACTGGGTCATCGACACGGCCGGCTGATTCGGTTCGTCGCCGGTGTCGTAGGTGAAGCCAGGGTCGTACAGCTTGGAAGGAGCGGTAACCGCATCCAATTTGTTTTCATCCGTCACTTGGCGAAGCTTTTGGTCGTCGAACTTGGCAAACACAATCGCCAGGTTCATGAACTTCTTGTACTCGGCCCAAGTGACCTCGGTTTTACTCATCCAGAAAGGTTCGATCTGGACATGAAGGGTTTTGTCGCCCTGCTTGAATTCGTACTCACCACCGGGCACCGGCACCATGGCAAAGGTGACATCGGTGCCGGGGATGGTATCGGTATATTCGACCATGTACCCCTGGTCGGTCTTGACCGAGCGCCCCTCTGCAGGGGGCTCGGCCATAAGACCAGGAGTTTCGGCGTGCAGCTGCGGGCAAATGCCCACGGCTGCCAGCAGAGCGATCGCTATCGGAAACGTTGTTATTACTCGAAGCATGCTCTCGTACTATCCTTGATAAACGCTTGCCAGATCACCCAATTGAGTCCGCCCGGGGATGGCCACAGGAGGCTCAGGCAGATCGACCCAATCGTAGGTCGTGGGGCCCAGGCGGTTCGTGTCGTTGATGCAGTCTTCCCAAGTCAGGGTCTTACCAGTATAGCAAGCCATGCGGCCCATGATGGCCAGCATCGTGCTATTGCACATGTAATCGCCATTGGCGATTGGCTTGCCGTCGCGGATGCTCTTGAAGAACTCTTGGTGCTCCACGCGATACATGCTGGGACGATCGCCGCGGTAACGCCAGGTGCGCTTGCCGTTGTTGTCGTAAACCACGTTCTTCAGCACTTCGGCCTGGCCGTTGGTGCCGAGCACGCGCTCGTCGACGAACGTGTCGGTGTTGTCCTGCTGGCGGCAAGTGAAGTACACGTGCTTGCCATTGGGGAACTCAAAGAACACGGTGAAGTGGTCGAAGATGTGACCCCACTTCGGATCGGTCCGTTGTTGACGACCACCGATGCCCATGGCACTGATCGGGGCTTCGTCGCCAAGCATCCAGGCGCACTTGTCGAGGCTGTGAATCGCTTGCTCGGCGATGTGATCGCCAGACAGCCAGGTGTAGTACAACCAGTTACGAACCTGGTATTCCATGCGGCTCCACTCGGGATTGTCGCCCCGGTGCCACAGGGTGCCAGCGTTGTACTTCGATTCGATGGCCACGATGTCGCCGATGGCCTTCTCTTCGAGAATCTGCTGCATGGTCGCACGCACCGCGTGGTCGTAACGCCAGCAGAGACCCGAGACAATCGACAGGCCTTTTTCCGCAGCAATCTTGCACGATTCCTGCACGTGCTTCACGCCAGGGGCATCGACCGCTACTGGCTTTTCGACAAAGCAATGCTTGCCAGCTTCGACCGCGTAGCGAAGATGCTCGGGGCGGAAGTGAGGCGGCGTGGCCAGCACTACCACGTCGACCGAGTCGATCACCTTCTTGAAGTTATCGAAACCGTCGTACATGGTCTCTTTGGTCACGTCGACGCGATCGCTTACTTCAGCGTTCGCGGTGAAGTCCGTCAGGGCGCCTTCAGCACGATCCATGAATGCATCGCCAAGGGCGACCAGGCGGGCGTTCTTGTCAGCCATCAAGGCATCGATCGCGGCACCGCGACCACGACCACCGCAGCCGATCAAACCGACACGCAACGTTTCGTCGGTGCCAGCTGCGTGGGCGTACTGTGGTACGGTCATGGCTGCCAGGGCCGAACCGGCGATGGCAGAGTGTTTCAGAAAGTCTCGACGGCTATTGGGCGATGGGTTGGAGGAACTGTCCGACATAGTATTTCGTACTCCTTTGATCGTAAGTGGAGGAAAGTGTTGAGGGCTGCTTTACAGCATCAGCACTTTGTTCATACGTTCCGCAATTTCGGCCAGTCGTTCCCGACCGCCGCCGCCTACTTCGGCTGTGCACCATCCGGTGTAGCCAATCTCTTCCAAAGCTTCACACACAGCGGGCCAGTTTACATCGCCATCGCCAATCTTGCAGAATCCATTTTGCTTGCCCCAGTCCTTCACGTCGAGTTTTACGATGCGATTTCCCAGAACTCGTACCCAATTTTCACTTGGGCTGAACTTGCGTACATTGCCAATATCGAAATAAGCACCCACCCAGGGACTATTAATCTCGTCCAAATAATCCCGCAGTTGTTCGGGAGTCTCACAAAATCCATTCCAGACGTTTTCGATCAGTACCCGCACGCCGAGCTTGCTGGCGGTCGGAAGTACCAAGAGAATCTGCTCGATCGAGCGATTCCAAACGTCGTCGTGGGTCTCTTGATCCCCACGCACCGCGCCGGGAACCAGCAAGATGGTGTTGCCGCCATACGATTGGGTTTCCTTCAAGCCGACGATCAAGTCTTCGCGAGCCTGTTCGCGAACCGCCGGATCGGGATCGGAAAGCCGCACTTGCCAGTGTTTTTGGCCAACGGTCCCATGGACTGGCATCTCGGTCGCTTCCGATGCCGAGCGTACTTC containing:
- the nagB gene encoding glucosamine-6-phosphate deaminase, with amino-acid sequence MSTVSERPSNRPSESSMQLRFDNVPLDEVEKIPCRVFRHATQASLAVAQQIAALIRTREGEGRPCVLGLATGSTPVGVYNALVRMHQEEGLSFRNVITFNLDEYYPMQPHELQSYVRFMHEHLFDHVDIDPANIHIPDGTLVDTDVDDYCRRYEQAIQQCGGIDLQLLGIGRTGHIGFNEPGSGRNSRTRLITLDRITRRDAASDFFGDDNVPRRAITMGVGTILDAHQVVIMAFGEGKARITAEAIEGEITSSVAASFLQKHPNSQFFIDEAAAEHLTRRRCPWTLGKVKWDETLIRKAVIWLAQQVDKPVLKLTEEDYNEEGLQDLVATRGSAYEINLQVFRSLQSTITGWPGGKPDHEKKPGDRSQAHEHIYPKRVLIFSPHPDDDVISMGGTLIRLVDQGHEVHVAYQTSGNIAVFDDDAIRFAEFAAEFNRHFGIDPQRTGELEAHIEEFVKNKQPGQVDSPEVQFIKGIIRRAEARAATRFCGVPAEQLHFQDLPFYETGRVRKKPLGDEDIQMTMDLLNKVQPHQIYCAGDLSDPHGTHRTCLAAVLNACLRLKEESWYQDSAVWLYRGAWQEWGPHQLEMSVPISPQELMRKRAAIFKHESQKDKALFPGSDPREFWQRAEDRNRSTAQLFDALGLAEYEAIEGFVRWKGDLDTVL
- a CDS encoding formylglycine-generating enzyme family protein, which encodes MLRVITTFPIAIALLAAVGICPQLHAETPGLMAEPPAEGRSVKTDQGYMVEYTDTIPGTDVTFAMVPVPGGEYEFKQGDKTLHVQIEPFWMSKTEVTWAEYKKFMNLAIVFAKFDDQKLRQVTDENKLDAVTAPSKLYDPGFTYDTGDEPNQPAVSMTQFAAKQYTKWLSLLGQNFYRLPSEAEWEYACRAGSTTLYSFGDDEDELEEYAWYDDMNDMQTGPVGKKKPNAWGLHDMHGNAGEWVLDSANPPADGPADGSKATVDQAVSWPTEVFPRVVKGGSWDSMADECTVTSRAESSQDWKSFDPNVPSSSWWFASYEGQLVGFRLVRPLQAPERSNREKYWQADLPVILDHANRRIDEEGKGERGIVDPELPQAIEKIQ
- a CDS encoding Gfo/Idh/MocA family protein — translated: MSDSSSNPSPNSRRDFLKHSAIAGSALAAMTVPQYAHAAGTDETLRVGLIGCGGRGRGAAIDALMADKNARLVALGDAFMDRAEGALTDFTANAEVSDRVDVTKETMYDGFDNFKKVIDSVDVVVLATPPHFRPEHLRYAVEAGKHCFVEKPVAVDAPGVKHVQESCKIAAEKGLSIVSGLCWRYDHAVRATMQQILEEKAIGDIVAIESKYNAGTLWHRGDNPEWSRMEYQVRNWLYYTWLSGDHIAEQAIHSLDKCAWMLGDEAPISAMGIGGRQQRTDPKWGHIFDHFTVFFEFPNGKHVYFTCRQQDNTDTFVDERVLGTNGQAEVLKNVVYDNNGKRTWRYRGDRPSMYRVEHQEFFKSIRDGKPIANGDYMCNSTMLAIMGRMACYTGKTLTWEDCINDTNRLGPTTYDWVDLPEPPVAIPGRTQLGDLASVYQG
- a CDS encoding sugar phosphate isomerase/epimerase family protein, with protein sequence MTTLPRPSGQLTEHGHDRRQFMLAAGTLAAGLAIPGLATAQSPATTPANRGRIFKSVKWGMIGAGSTVLEKFEICKELGFDGMELTTPGLHDAKEVRSASEATEMPVHGTVGQKHWQVRLSDPDPAVREQAREDLIVGLKETQSYGGNTILLVPGAVRGDQETHDDVWNRSIEQILLVLPTASKLGVRVLIENVWNGFCETPEQLRDYLDEINSPWVGAYFDIGNVRKFSPSENWVRVLGNRIVKLDVKDWGKQNGFCKIGDGDVNWPAVCEALEEIGYTGWCTAEVGGGGRERLAEIAERMNKVLML